One segment of Trypanosoma brucei brucei TREU927 chromosome 8, complete sequence DNA contains the following:
- a CDS encoding mannosyl-oligosaccharide 1,2-alpha-mannosidase IB, putative (Gene within a repeat region that may contain misassembly.) encodes MPWVRALLVLVTVFFVRLPSVMREERFHQYGNGESRKLHNVSDMHPIQAEMLPYVRDMIDHAFGSYIKYAFPKDELCPVSGTGKNTMGGYGWTLIDSLDTLAIAGFHKEFRRHAKWVEEHLTFDIDESVSVFETTIRALGGLLAAHFMYEEGIVPIIPSEHDYNGGFLRLAVDLADRLMPCFDTPTGIPYGAINLRRGVSGGESQLANTAGAGTLLMEMTVLSRITGDEKYERAARRASEALFAARDSQTELMGNHIHTHTGIWRHGESSVGGNIDSVIEYFIKSHSMSGDIGDWERFERTARAVNRYVRKGGMLLAASMYSGRRLQTSQESLSSFFPGNLVLGGHLHEAVESSWPIHTFFKHFGVLPEIFSLESGEPSWMSHDYVGRPEHIESLYMLYRATRDPTYLLMGKELALAINLRMRTPYGFSSVSDVRYPHHDGVHRDSMESFMIAETLKYLYLLFDECNAVHMQGRMGGRASPHCVMDSGSGSSVSHVGWVFNTEAHLFPNSAEWWAPTSLETLDKEAEDPAAALRRQRLEVIDGLLASFEEVDGEVVGANDKGGAALYQFHCANHALSDIGRLSKSVFR; translated from the coding sequence ATGCCGTGGGTTCGTGCTTTACTAGTTCTCGTGACGGTATTTTTTGTCCGTCTTCCGTCCGTGATGAGAGAGGAAAGGTTCCACCAGTACGGAAATGGTGAAAGTAGAAAGTTGCATAATGTCAGCGATATGCATCCTATTCAAGCTGAGATGCTTCCTTATGTGCGTGACATGATTGACCACGCGTTTGGTTCATACATCAAATACGCCTTTCCCAAAGATGAATTGTGTCCTGTGAGTGGTACTGGGAAGAATACGATGGGTGGCTATGGCTGGACCCTTATTGACTCTCTCGATACACTAGCAATTGCCGGGTTTCACAAAGAATTTCGTCGCCACGCGAAGTGGGTGGAAGAGCACTTGACCTTCGATATTGACGAATCAGTGTCGGTATTTGAGACGACTATTCGAGCTCTTGGAGGTCTTCTGGCTGCTCACTTCATGTACGAGGAGGGCATAGTCCCAATTATCCCTTCGGAGCACGACTACAACGGCGGGTTCTTGCGGCTCGCTGTGGATCTTGCAGATCGTCTGATGCCCTGTTTTGACACGCCCACTGGGATACCATATGGGGCGATTAATTTACGCCGTGGGGTTAGTGGTGGGGAATCGCAGCTGGCCAACACGGCCGGCGCTGGGACGTTGTTAATGGAGATGACGGTACTGTCGAGGATCACAGGCGATGAAAAATACGAGCGTGCGGCGCGGCGTGCATCTGAGGCTCTTTTTGCGGCCAGAGATTCTCAAACTGAGCTTATGGGGAATCACATTCATACTCATACAGGAATTTGGAGACATGGTGAATCATCCGTTGGAGGGAACATTGATAGCGTCATTGAATACTTTATCAAATCACATAGTATGAGTGGGGACATTGGGGACTGGGAGCGGTTCGAGAGGACTGCGAGAGCTGTGAACCGCTATGTGCGGAAGGGTGGAATGCTGCTAGCAGCTAGCATGTATAGTGGACGGCGGCTGCAGACGTCCCAGGAATCTTTGTCATCATTTTTTCCTGGGAACTTGGTTCTTGGCGGCCATCTCCACGAGGCTGTAGAAAGTTCGTGGCCAATTCATACGTTCTTCAAACATTTTGGCGTTCTGCCGGAGATATTTTCCTTGGAATCTGGCGAGCCGTCGTGGATGTCACATGACTACGTTGGTCGACCTGAGCATATCGAGTCTCTGTATATGCTTTACCGTGCAACACGAGATCCTACATACCTCTTGATGGGAAAAGAACTGGCACTGGCCATTAACTTGCGTATGCGCACGCCATATGGGTTTTCTTCCGTAAGTGATGTAAGGTACCCGCATCATGATGGTGTTCACAGAGACTCGATGGAGAGTTTCATGATCGCGGAGACCCTGAAATATTTGTATCTCTTGTTTGACGAGTGCAACGCTGTTCACATGCAGGGACGGATGGGCGGTCGCGCCTCACCGCATTGTGTTATGGACAGCGGTAGCGGCAGTAGCGTCAGCCACGTGGGGTGGGTTTTCAACACTGAAGCTCATCTGTTCCCTAATTCTGCCGAGTGGTGGGCGCCTACTTCCTTGGAGACCTTGGACAAGGAGGCTGAGGATCCCGCTGCTGCGCTCAGGCGCCAGCGTTTGGAGGTAATTGACGGTTTGCTCGCGAGTTTTGAGGAAGTGGACGGTGAGGTTGTTGGGGCGAATGATAAGGGTGGTGCAGCCCTGTACCAGTTCCACTGTGCCAATCACGCCCTGAGTGATATAGGGAGGCTGTCGAAGTCTGTGTTTCGATAA
- a CDS encoding mannosyl-oligosaccharide 1,2-alpha-mannosidase IB, putative (Gene within a repeat region that may contain misassembly.), with product MKGAQFLKMPCVRVLLVLVRVFFVHLPSFAFGDAFPVNGARGGNSQGYNTDGMHPIQAEMLPYVRDMIDHAFGSYIKYAFPKDELCPVSGTGKNTMGGYGWTLIDSLDTLAIAGFHKEFRRHAKWVEEHLTFDIDESVSVFETTIRALGGLLAAHFMYEEGIVPIIPSEHDYNGGFLRLAVDLADRLMPCFDTPTGIPYGKVNLRRGVSGGESQLANTAGSGTLLVEMTVLSRITGDGKYERAARRASEALFAARDSQTELMGTYVSVSSGGFSSSESSVGSGLDSAIEYFIKSHSMSGDIGDWERFERTARAVNRYVRKGGMLLAASMYSGRRLQTSQESLSSFFPGNLVLGGHLHEAVESSWPIHTFFKHFGVLPEIFSLESGEPSWRSHDYIGRPEHIESLYMLYRATRDPTYLLMGKELALAINLRMRTPYGFSSVSDVRYPHHDGVHRDSMESFMIAETLKYLYLLFDECNAVHVQGRMGGRASPHCVMDSGSGSSVSHVGWVFNTEAHLFPNSAEWWAPTSLETLDKEAEDPAAALRRQRLEVIDGLLASFEEVDGEVVGANDKGGAALYQFHCANHALSDVGRLSKSVFR from the coding sequence ATGAAAGGCGCTCAGTTTTTGAAGATgccgtgtgtgcgtgttttactAGTTCTCGTGAGGGTATTTTTTGTCCATCtgccttcttttgcttttggggATGCGTTTCCTGTGAATGGTGCGCGAGGAGGTAACAGCCAGGGCTACAATACCGATGGCATGCATCCTATTCAAGCTGAGATGCTTCCTTATGTGCGTGACATGATTGACCACGCGTTTGGTTCATACATCAAATACGCCTTTCCCAAAGATGAATTGTGTCCTGTGAGTGGTACTGGGAAGAATACGATGGGTGGCTATGGCTGGACCCTTATTGACTCTCTCGATACACTAGCAATTGCCGGGTTTCACAAAGAATTTCGTCGCCACGCGAAGTGGGTGGAAGAGCACTTGACCTTCGATATTGACGAATCAGTGTCGGTATTTGAGACGACTATTCGAGCTCTTGGAGGTCTTCTGGCTGCTCACTTCATGTACGAGGAGGGCATAGTCCCAATTATCCCTTCGGAGCACGACTACAACGGCGGGTTCTTGCGGCTCGCTGTGGATCTTGCAGATCGTCTGATGCCCTGTTTTGACACGCCCACTGGGATACCATATGGAAAGGTTAATTTACGCCGTGGGGTTAGTGGTGGGGAATCGCAGCTGGCCAACACGGCCGGTTCTGGGACGTTGTTAGTGGAGATGACGGTACTGTCGAGGATCACAGGCGATGGAAAATACGAGCGTGCGGCGCGGCGTGCATCTGAGGCTCTTTTTGCGGCCAGAGATTCTCAAACTGAGCTTATGGGGACGTATGTGTCTGTGAGTAGTGGCggtttttcctcttcggaGTCTTCTGTGGGTTCTGGATTAGACAGCGCCATTGAATACTTTATCAAATCACATAGTATGAGTGGGGACATTGGGGACTGGGAGCGGTTCGAGAGGACTGCGAGAGCTGTGAACCGCTATGTGCGGAAGGGTGGAATGCTGCTAGCAGCTAGCATGTATAGTGGACGGCGGCTGCAGACGTCCCAGGAATCTTTGTCATCATTTTTTCCTGGGAACTTGGTTCTTGGCGGCCATCTCCACGAGGCTGTAGAAAGTTCGTGGCCAATTCATACGTTCTTCAAACATTTTGGCGTTCTGCCGGAGATATTTTCCTTGGAATCTGGCGAGCCGTCGTGGAGGTCACATGACTACATTGGTCGACCTGAGCATATCGAGTCTCTGTATATGCTTTACCGTGCAACACGAGATCCTACATACCTCTTGATGGGAAAAGAACTGGCACTGGCCATTAACTTGCGTATGCGCACACCATATGGGTTTTCTTCCGTAAGTGATGTAAGGTACCCGCATCATGATGGTGTTCACAGAGACTCGATGGAGAGTTTCATGATCGCGGAGACCCTGAAATATTTGTATCTCTTGTTTGACGAGTGCAACGCTGTTCACGTGCAGGGACGGATGGGCGGTCGCGCCTCACCGCATTGTGTTATGGACAGCGGTAGCGGCAGTAGCGTCAGCCACGTGGGGTGGGTTTTCAACACTGAAGCTCATCTGTTTCCTAATTCTGCCGAGTGGTGGGCGCCTACTTCCTTGGAGACCTTGGACAAGGAGGCTGAGGATCCCGCTGCTGCGCTCAGGCGCCAGCGTTTGGAGGTAATTGACGGTTTGCTCGCGAGTTTTGAGGAAGTGGACGGTGAGGTTGTTGGGGCGAATGATAAGGGTGGTGCAGCCCTGTACCAGTTCCACTGTGCCAATCACGCCCTGAGTGATGTAGGGAGGCTGTCGAAGTCTGTGTTTCGATAA
- a CDS encoding mannosyl-oligosaccharide 1,2-alpha-mannosidase IB, putative (Gene within a repeat region that may contain misassembly.), which translates to MKGAQFLKMPCVRVLLVLVRVFFVHLPSFAFGDAFPVNGARGGNSQGYNTDGMHPIQAEMLPYVRDMIDHAFGSYIKYAFPKDELCPVSGTGKNTMGGYGWTLIDSLDTLAIAGFHKEFRRHAKWVEEHLTFDIDESVSVFETTIRALGGLLAAHFMYEEGIVPIIPSEHDYNGGFLRLAVDLADRLMPCFDTPTGIPYGKVNLRSKSKEMWISRSNTAEVGTMLMEMTVLSRITGDEKYERAARRASEALFAARDSQTELMGTYVSVSSGGFSSSESSVAGNIDSAIEYFIKSHSMSGDIGDWERFERTARAVNRYVRKGGMLLAASMYSGRRLQTSQESLSSFFPGNLVLGGHLHEAVESSWPIHTFFKHFGVLPEIFSLESGEPSWISHDYIGRPEHIESLYMLYRATRDPTYLLMGKELALAINLRMRTPYGFSSVSDVRYPHHDGVHRDSMESFMIAETLKYLYLLFDECNAVHMQGRMGGRASPHCVMDSGSGSSVSHVGWVFNTEAHLFPNSAEWWAPTSLETLDKEAEDPAAALRRQRLEVIDGLLASFEEVDGEVVGANDKGGAALYQFHCANHALSDVGRLSKSVFR; encoded by the coding sequence ATGAAAGGCGCTCAGTTTTTGAAGATgccgtgtgtgcgtgttttactAGTTCTCGTGAGGGTATTTTTTGTCCATCtgccttcttttgcttttggggATGCGTTTCCTGTGAATGGTGCGCGAGGAGGTAACAGCCAGGGCTACAATACCGATGGCATGCATCCTATTCAAGCTGAGATGCTTCCTTATGTGCGTGACATGATTGACCACGCGTTTGGTTCATACATCAAATACGCCTTTCCCAAAGATGAATTGTGTCCTGTGAGTGGTACTGGGAAGAATACGATGGGTGGCTATGGCTGGACCCTTATTGACTCTCTCGATACACTAGCAATTGCCGGGTTTCACAAAGAATTTCGTCGCCACGCGAAGTGGGTGGAAGAGCACTTGACCTTCGATATTGACGAATCAGTGTCGGTATTTGAGACGACTATTCGAGCTCTTGGAGGTCTTCTGGCTGCTCACTTCATGTACGAGGAGGGCATAGTCCCAATTATCCCTTCGGAGCACGACTATAACGGCGGGTTCTTGCGGCTCGCTGTGGATCTTGCAGATCGTCTGATGCCCTGTTTTGACACGCCCACTGGGATACCATATGGAAAGGTTAATTTACGCAGTAAAAGTAAGGAAATGTGGATTTCGAGATCAAATACAGCTGAAGTTGGCACGATGTTAATGGAAATGACGGTACTGTCGAGGATCACAGGCGATGAAAAATACGAGCGTGCGGCGCGGCGTGCATCTGAGGCTCTTTTTGCGGCCAGAGATTCTCAAACTGAGCTTATGGGGACGTATGTGTCTGTGAGTAGTGGCggtttttcctcttcggaGTCTTCTGTTGCAGGGAACATTGATAGCGCCATTGAATACTTTATCAAATCACATAGTATGAGTGGGGACATTGGGGACTGGGAGCGGTTCGAGAGGACTGCGAGAGCTGTGAACCGCTATGTGCGGAAGGGTGGAATGCTGCTAGCAGCTAGCATGTATAGTGGACGGCGGCTGCAGACGTCCCAGGAATCTTTGTCATCATTTTTTCCTGGGAACTTGGTTCTTGGCGGCCATCTCCACGAGGCTGTAGAAAGTTCGTGGCCAATTCATACGTTCTTCAAACATTTTGGCGTTCTGCCGGAGATATTTTCCTTGGAATCTGGCGAGCCGTCGTGGATATCACATGACTACATTGGTCGACCTGAGCATATCGAGTCTCTGTATATGCTTTACCGTGCAACACGAGATCCTACATACCTCTTGATGGGAAAAGAACTGGCACTGGCCATTAACTTGCGTATGCGCACACCATATGGGTTTTCTTCCGTAAGTGATGTAAGGTACCCGCATCATGATGGTGTTCACAGAGACTCGATGGAGAGTTTCATGATCGCGGAGACCCTGAAATATTTGTATCTCTTGTTTGACGAGTGCAACGCTGTTCACATGCAGGGACGGATGGGCGGTCGCGCCTCACCGCATTGTGTTATGGACAGCGGTAGCGGCAGTAGCGTCAGCCACGTGGGGTGGGTTTTCAACACTGAAGCTCATCTGTTCCCTAATTCTGCCGAGTGGTGGGCGCCTACTTCCTTGGAGACCTTGGACAAGGAGGCTGAGGATCCCGCTGCTGCGCTCAGGCGCCAGCGTTTGGAGGTAATTGACGGTTTGCTCGCGAGTTTTGAGGAAGTGGACGGTGAGGTTGTTGGGGCGAATGATAAGGGTGGTGCAGCCCTGTACCAGTTCCACTGTGCCAATCACGCCCTGAGTGATGTAGGGAGGCTGTCGAAGTCTGTGTTTCGATAA
- a CDS encoding mannosyl-oligosaccharide 1,2-alpha-mannosidase IB, putative (Gene within a repeat region that may contain misassembly.), which produces MKGAQFLKMPCVRVLLVLVRVFFVHLPSFAFGDAFPVNGARGGNSQGYNTDGMHPIQAEMLPYVRDMIDHAFGSYIKYAFPKDELCPVSGTGKNTMGGYGWTLIDSLDTLAIAGFHKEFRRHAKWVEEHLTFDIDESVSVFETTIRALGGLLAAHFMYEEGIVPIIPSEHDYNGGFLRLAVDLADRLMPCFDTPTGIPYGKVNLRSKSKEMWISRSNTAEVGTMLMEMTVLSRITGDEKYERAARRASEALFAARDSQTELMGTYVSVSSGGFSSSESSVAGNIDSVIEYFIKSHSMSGDIGDWERFERTARAVNRYVRKGGMLLAASMYSGRRLQTSQESLSSFFPGNLVLGGHLHEAVESSWPIHTFFKHFGVLPEIFSLESGEPSWISHDYIGRPEHIESLYMLYRATRDPTYLLMGKELALAINLPALSCFFF; this is translated from the coding sequence ATGAAAGGCGCTCAGTTTTTGAAGATgccgtgtgtgcgtgttttactAGTTCTCGTGAGGGTATTTTTTGTCCATCtgccttcttttgcttttggggATGCGTTTCCTGTGAATGGTGCGCGAGGAGGTAACAGCCAGGGCTACAATACCGATGGCATGCATCCTATTCAAGCTGAGATGCTTCCTTATGTGCGTGACATGATTGACCACGCGTTTGGTTCATACATCAAATACGCCTTTCCCAAAGATGAATTGTGTCCTGTGAGTGGTACTGGGAAGAATACGATGGGTGGCTATGGCTGGACCCTTATTGACTCTCTCGATACACTAGCAATTGCCGGGTTTCACAAAGAATTTCGTCGCCACGCGAAGTGGGTGGAAGAGCACTTGACCTTCGATATTGACGAATCAGTGTCGGTATTTGAGACGACTATTCGAGCTCTTGGAGGTCTTCTGGCTGCTCACTTCATGTACGAGGAGGGCATAGTCCCAATTATCCCTTCGGAGCACGACTACAACGGCGGGTTCTTGCGGCTCGCTGTGGATCTTGCAGATCGTCTGATGCCCTGTTTTGACACGCCCACTGGGATACCATATGGAAAGGTTAATTTACGCAGTAAAAGTAAGGAAATGTGGATTTCGAGATCAAATACAGCTGAAGTTGGCACGATGTTAATGGAAATGACGGTACTGTCGAGGATCACAGGCGATGAAAAATACGAGCGTGCGGCGCGGCGTGCATCTGAGGCTCTTTTTGCGGCCAGAGATTCTCAAACTGAGCTTATGGGGACGTATGTGTCTGTGAGTAGTGGCggtttttcctcttcggaGTCTTCTGTTGCAGGGAACATTGATAGCGTCATTGAATACTTTATCAAATCACATAGTATGAGTGGGGACATTGGGGACTGGGAGCGGTTCGAGAGGACTGCGAGAGCTGTGAACCGCTATGTGCGGAAGGGTGGAATGCTGCTAGCAGCTAGCATGTATAGTGGACGGCGGCTGCAGACGTCCCAGGAATCTTTGTCATCATTTTTTCCTGGGAACTTGGTTCTTGGCGGCCATCTCCACGAGGCTGTAGAAAGTTCGTGGCCAATTCATACGTTCTTCAAACATTTTGGCGTTCTGCCGGAGATATTTTCCTTGGAATCTGGCGAGCCGTCGTGGATATCACATGACTACATTGGTCGACCTGAGCATATCGAGTCTCTGTATATGCTTTACCGTGCAACACGAGATCCTACATACCTCTTGATGGGAAAAGAACTGGCACTGGCCATTAACTTGCCTGCGTtgagctgtttttttttttga
- a CDS encoding hypothetical protein, conserved (similar toGP:12581504: GU1 {Trypanosoma brucei}), translated as MLSRSSQDPFTGELDSLAMVHEVMKFVPYNRRTLCTMRCVSKPYRRAVQHPKGPWSCHEDMMISRYGQCIIFNAMDDEDGRSSFRLCSVSPVGRKFETFSANMLSRYHQRVADGLTRLVLHHSPVEVEFFEALAALTNLRALELVACRNIKSISGASHAANLESLEVHLCPLEADGVVGLCLPRLRRLKLRSCYKLTFVNGIPPETAASLEELYLENCNVYDGSVNELFGNLTSKLRVLHLPSTHVDAALTAIPEEVRSAGLMSLHLRETPLRFETLCELAPSLQDKLEFLSLEGCTGLESFEPLGRLQQLRFLDVSGSFHGEGLHFLTCCTKLELFRMGDSQIENIMFLSSLQFLRVLDAPKSVLSDPSLMFLEALPMLDTVVLTGCILITNVNVLSTCPRIRRIFCARTSVTNEGVTLLSDCPELEELDLRMTAVTDVNFLADCSSLKSINVGSAVTSIDGLQLLLNKKGLEVIHDSFDMETDLTDM; from the coding sequence ATGTTGTCTCGTTCATCTCAGGATCCCTTTACTGGGGAACTGGATTCTCTTGCCATGGTGCACGAGGTCATGAAGTTTGTTCCTTATAATCGTCGTACGTTGTGTACAATGCGGTGTGTTTCCAAACCGTATCGTCGTGCCGTGCAGCATCCTAAGGGGCCGTGGTCTTGTCATGAGGATATGATGATATCAAGATACGGTCAGTGTATTATATTTAATGCTATGGATGATGAGGACGGTCGCTCAAGCTTCCGTCTTTGCTCTGTATCGCCGGTGGGCCGGAAATTCGAGACGTTCAGCGCGAATATGCTTAGTCGGTACCACCAACGTGTAGCAGACGGGTTAACTCGCCTTGTTCTTCATCATTCCCCTGTGGAAGTGGAGTTCTTCGAAGCCCTAGCTGCGTTGACGAACCTGCGTGCACTTGAACTAGTGGCATGTCGTAACATTAAGTCGATTAGCGGAGCCAGCCATGCGGCTAACCTCGAGTCACTTGAGGTGCACCTATGCCCTCTGGAAGCAGACGGCGTTGTAGGTCTTTGCTTGCCCAGGTTGAGACGGTTGAAGTTGCGTTCTTGTTATAAGCTAACCTTTGTTAATGGGATTCCTCCAGAAACGGCTGCATCCCTGGAAGAGTTGTACCTGGAGAACTGCAATGTTTATGATGGCAGCGTTAACGAGCTGTTTGGCAACCTCACGTCGAAACTTCGTGTGCTTCACTTGCCGAGCACTCATGTTGATGCCGCTCTCACCGCTATTCCTGAGGAGGTACGTAGTGCGGGGCTTATGTCTCTGCATCTCCGTGAGACTCCCTTGAGATTTGAAACGCTATGTGAGCTGGCACCCTCGCTACAGGATAAACTGGAGTTCCTCTCGCTGGAGGGGTGCACAGGGTTGGAGAGTTTTGAACCTCTGGGAAGGTTGCAGCAGCTTCGATTCCTGGATGTTTCCGGATCATTCCATGGTGAAGGCCTGCACTTTCTCACATGCTGTACAAAGCTAGAACTGTTCCGGATGGGTGATTCACAGATAGAGAATATCATGTTTCTTTCGTCCTTGCAGTTTCTTCGTGTGTTGGACGCACCAAAGTCTGTTCTTAGCGATCCTTCGCTGATGTTTCTTGAAGCTCTCCCCATGTTGGACACGGTTGTCCTTACAGGTTGCATCCTTATCACTAATGTCAATGTACTGTCCACGTGCCCGAGAATTCGTCGGATATTTTGTGCCCGAACAAGCGTCACAAATGAAGGTGTTACGCTCTTATCGGACTGTCCTGAGCTAGAGGAGCTTGATCTTCGAATGACTGCGGTCACCGATGTTAATTTCCTCGCAGATTGTTCTTCTTTAAAGAGCATAAACGTGGGAAGCGCAGTGACAAGTATTGATGGCCTTCAGTTATTgttaaataaaaagggattAGAGGTAATTCACGACTCTTTTGATATGGAAACGGATCTCACGGACATGTAG
- a CDS encoding Bis(5'-adenosyl)-triphosphatase, putative has product MRSAQLPSKLSSAAGSCKHWVVSVPNSSESYRCFCSLIDRALQPGTCHPYSVRFRLEHLLPADWSLLLGWCRRLTSCGGSFTYTSPGDISEQTESVGAVDDSEGHPAVVNAAFMHVVERCHGDFVPNNMIYHELQRRYTVYAPASPPPPEGPEDFTSFLGALQDSVCDGCLASLSEGDGNVGEDPLASQVPSLEATKHNQKVLGVGAAASMESEAHRQQGELLFNFFPHRVVVSDGIPCHSTHFVVMVNLKPVVPWHLMVVPIRCVGTLSALSAAEMEDLGHMIHLTISVLSHVLVKPAVTGTGDTSSNGGSRVERGCSPHSIGSPVPASVVGGGGFSIAIQQGELAGQTVPHLHVHVIPFDPRGKLAGEPEDEEQQRRQPPRTGAQMRKETEFLRPHFVRLANEKNMRGICATCG; this is encoded by the coding sequence ATGAGGAGTGCTCAGTTGCCATCAAAACTTTCTTCGGCTGCTGGATCATGCAAACACTGGGTTGTTTCAGTGCCTAATAGCAGCGAAAGCTATAggtgtttttgttctctcaTCGACCGGGCCCTTCAACCGGGTACGTGTCACCCATATTCTGTTCGGTTTCGTCTTGAACACCTTCTACCCGCGGACTGGAGTCTTTTACTAGGGTGGTGTCGTCGGTTAACATCATGTGGTGGGAGCTTCACTTACACCTCTCCTGGTGACATCTCCGAGCAAACGGAAAGTGTAGGGGCTGTGGACGATTCAGAAGGGCACCCGGCAGTGGTGAACGCTGCCTTCATGCATGTTGTGGAGAGGTGCCATGGCGACTTCGTGCCCAACAACATGATTTATCATGAACTGCAGAGGCGGTACACTGTCTATGCCCCTGCGTCCCCACCGCCCCCAGAGGGACCCGAGGATTTTACCTCCTTTCTGGGTGCTCTTCAGGATAGCGTATGTGATGGTTGTTTAGCGTCTCTGTCGGAGGGTGATGGAAACGTGGGCGAGGACCCACTGGCAAGCCAGGTGCCGTCTTTGGAGGCAACGAAGCACAACCAAAAGGTGCTTGGCGTTGGTGCTGCCGCTTCAATGGAGAGTGAGGCGCATCGCCAGCAGGGGGAACTACTTTTTAACTTCTTTCCGCACCGTGTTGTGGTATCGGATGGTATACCGTGCCATTCCACCCACTTTGTTGTAATGGTCAACCTTAAACCTGTTGTCCCGTGGCACCTAATGGTGGTGCCTATACGTTGTGTTGGCACTTTGTCTGCCCTTAGTGCTGCGGAAATGGAGGATTTAGGGCATATGATTCATCTCACGATAAGTGTGCTGAGTCACGTGTTGGTGAAGCCCGCGGTGACGGGTACTGGGGACACCAGCTCTAATGGTGGTAGTCGCGTTGAAAGGGGGTGTAGTCCACACAGTATCGGTTCTCCTGTACCCGCTTCTGTTGTCGGTGGAGGGGGGTTTAGCATTGCCATTCAACAAGGGGAGCTCGCCGGTCAGACAGTTCCGCACCTCCACGTGCATGTTATTCCGTTTGACCCGCGCGGTAAGCTTGCGGGTGAACCGGAGGACGAGGAGCAACAGAGGCGGCAACCCCCGCGCACAGGGGCACAAATGCGGAAGGAAACGGAGTTCCTTAGGCCTCACTTTGTTCGATTAGCCAATGAAAAGAACATGAGAGGAATCTGCGCAACTTGCGGTTGA